A part of Halobacillus shinanisalinarum genomic DNA contains:
- a CDS encoding alanine/glycine:cation symporter family protein, with protein MGEIWSFIETAVASASGFLWTYLLSILLILGGLFLTIRLRFFQFRFFGHVLHQTVGQIFKKNKHPGTISPFQAFTSALASTAGATNIVGVPLAIALGGPGALFWMWLVALIGMATKYSEIILGMKYREKNKENVWVGGPQYYIKKALGWKWVASAFAFLLMIELVPSVMVQSNSIATQTEGAFGWPVYLTGVIVCAMIAIVVFGGIRRIARVTDKIVPFMVLIYVGVGLLVIFANIEEIPGVFALIFTHAFTPISAAGGFAGAGIAQAIRFGVARGLYSNEAGVGTAPIAHSAAQTDHPSKQGMWGIFSVFVDTIVICTVSGLVVLSTGAWKEVSAANSSNMINVAFGTVLGDTFGGIFVAIFLLFFIITTVGVLVFYGEKQAEYLYGLKGAKVMRVIYIVAAFIGALGGLQFIWQFLDLLLALAVIANIIPMLFLHKEIAAINDDYVNRVLKKKTKEKKVQLFVEEDE; from the coding sequence TTGGGTGAAATTTGGAGTTTTATTGAGACAGCAGTAGCAAGTGCATCAGGATTCTTATGGACTTATCTATTATCCATTCTTCTTATTCTCGGGGGGCTTTTCCTCACGATTCGATTGAGGTTCTTCCAGTTCCGTTTCTTTGGTCACGTACTACACCAAACAGTCGGACAAATCTTCAAGAAAAACAAGCATCCCGGCACTATTTCTCCTTTTCAGGCTTTTACTTCAGCCCTAGCTTCAACTGCAGGTGCAACAAACATTGTCGGTGTGCCTCTAGCCATTGCGTTAGGTGGACCTGGTGCCCTATTTTGGATGTGGCTCGTCGCTTTGATTGGGATGGCAACAAAATATTCAGAGATCATACTTGGAATGAAGTACCGAGAAAAAAACAAAGAAAATGTTTGGGTCGGAGGACCACAGTATTACATAAAAAAGGCTCTAGGATGGAAATGGGTTGCTTCAGCTTTTGCCTTTTTACTCATGATTGAACTGGTCCCAAGTGTCATGGTTCAATCTAATTCGATCGCTACACAAACGGAAGGAGCCTTTGGCTGGCCTGTTTATTTAACAGGGGTCATCGTATGTGCCATGATTGCAATCGTTGTGTTTGGCGGGATCAGACGGATTGCTAGAGTAACGGATAAAATCGTACCCTTTATGGTACTTATTTATGTGGGTGTAGGACTACTTGTTATTTTTGCTAATATTGAGGAGATTCCAGGTGTTTTCGCATTAATCTTTACACATGCCTTCACTCCCATATCTGCTGCCGGAGGCTTTGCCGGTGCCGGAATAGCCCAAGCCATACGCTTTGGTGTGGCTCGCGGGCTTTACTCTAATGAGGCTGGAGTTGGTACAGCACCCATCGCCCACTCTGCAGCACAAACTGATCATCCTTCTAAACAGGGAATGTGGGGAATATTCAGTGTATTCGTTGATACGATTGTAATTTGTACAGTATCAGGGCTTGTCGTCTTATCAACAGGTGCCTGGAAAGAGGTTAGTGCAGCAAACTCCTCCAATATGATTAACGTCGCTTTTGGAACTGTGTTAGGTGACACATTTGGCGGAATTTTTGTGGCCATCTTCCTGTTGTTCTTCATTATTACAACAGTTGGTGTTCTAGTTTTTTACGGGGAAAAACAAGCAGAATACCTATATGGCTTGAAGGGTGCAAAAGTTATGAGGGTCATTTATATTGTAGCTGCTTTTATAGGAGCCCTTGGAGGACTTCAGTTTATCTGGCAATTCCTCGATCTTCTCCTTGCACTTGCAGTCATAGCAAACATTATCCCGATGCTCTTCCTGCACAAAGAAATTGCAGCTATTAACGATGACTATGTCAACCGAGTATTAAAGAAAAAGACAAAAGAGAAAAAAGTACAGCTATTCGTAGAAGAGGATGAATAA
- a CDS encoding flavin reductase family protein, giving the protein MIIQRDKFHEHNMSKLIKGAVVPRPIAWVSSLSSRGFRNLAPFSFFTVASMNPITLCFSVGSEGRAKDTLTNVRETGQFVVNIASEALANQMYESSKTFEADEDEFKIAGLKAVNSTDVQPPRVKEAPVSMECELDQIIEIGTNHLILGKVVCYHIQEDVYMETDKVDPHKLAPVGRMAGDYTFVKEFYRLPTDKLPKSR; this is encoded by the coding sequence ATGATTATTCAAAGAGATAAGTTTCATGAACATAATATGAGCAAGCTTATTAAGGGAGCGGTTGTGCCAAGGCCTATTGCTTGGGTTTCAAGCCTTTCTAGTCGGGGATTTCGCAATCTGGCGCCTTTTAGTTTTTTCACTGTCGCTTCAATGAATCCTATTACCTTATGTTTTTCAGTAGGATCAGAAGGTCGTGCGAAGGATACCTTAACGAACGTTAGAGAGACGGGGCAATTCGTCGTCAATATCGCTTCCGAAGCTCTTGCTAATCAAATGTATGAAAGCAGTAAAACATTTGAAGCAGACGAAGATGAGTTTAAAATCGCTGGCTTAAAGGCAGTGAACAGCACGGACGTTCAGCCGCCAAGAGTTAAGGAAGCACCAGTAAGCATGGAGTGTGAGCTTGATCAGATTATCGAGATTGGAACGAATCATCTTATTCTGGGAAAAGTGGTTTGCTACCATATTCAAGAAGATGTCTATATGGAAACAGATAAGGTTGACCCTCACAAGCTGGCTCCTGTTGGACGTATGGCCGGCGATTACACATTTGTAAAAGAGTTTTATCGTTTGCCGACTGACAAGCTGCCAAAATCAAGATAA
- a CDS encoding GntR family transcriptional regulator gives MFELDLRSRMPIYEQLVEKLKHLIINDVLQQDEKLPSVRELAQQLTINPNTIQKAYRELEAQGYIYSVKGKGSFVNPTFQSEDKEKVAEVRLELRKLIAEAMYIGMTAQEIVELIDEVKGGSQHD, from the coding sequence ATGTTTGAGTTAGATTTAAGAAGCCGCATGCCCATCTATGAACAGCTTGTTGAGAAGCTCAAACATCTGATTATTAACGATGTCTTACAGCAGGATGAGAAACTTCCGTCTGTACGTGAGCTAGCCCAGCAATTGACGATCAATCCGAATACCATTCAGAAGGCTTATCGTGAACTCGAAGCACAGGGATACATCTATTCTGTGAAAGGGAAGGGGAGTTTTGTTAACCCTACTTTTCAATCTGAGGATAAAGAAAAGGTGGCTGAAGTGCGATTGGAATTAAGAAAACTTATTGCGGAAGCCATGTACATTGGGATGACCGCACAAGAAATAGTTGAATTAATTGATGAAGTGAAAGGGGGATCTCAGCATGATTGA
- a CDS encoding ABC transporter ATP-binding protein, with protein MIEVKNIIKSFEKEMVVNDVSFHVEKGSIYGLLGSNGAGKTTIMRLISGILKQGAGSIHVFGEEIFENVSVKNRLVFIPDSPYFFPQYTVKQLSRYYREMYSNWNEERYQKLKTVFNLDENKRLHQFSKGMQRQATFWLSLSTMPDVLILDEPFDGLDAVMRRKIKSLIIQDVAEREMTVLISSHNLREVEDICDHIGILHNGEVLLERELDDLKTDIHKIQVAFRNNDLGPLQRRLDILYQEKRGSVHLLIVRGQEDAINETVERFSPVLYDRLPLTLEEIFIYEMGGAGYAIENIIV; from the coding sequence ATGATTGAAGTAAAAAATATTATCAAATCTTTTGAAAAAGAAATGGTCGTAAATGATGTGAGCTTTCATGTGGAAAAGGGGTCGATTTACGGGCTGTTAGGATCAAATGGCGCAGGAAAAACGACAATTATGCGCTTGATCAGCGGCATTTTAAAGCAGGGAGCGGGATCGATTCATGTTTTTGGGGAAGAGATTTTTGAGAATGTATCTGTCAAAAACAGACTCGTCTTTATCCCGGATTCCCCTTATTTCTTTCCGCAATACACTGTAAAACAGCTTTCAAGGTACTACCGGGAAATGTACTCAAATTGGAATGAGGAACGTTATCAAAAGCTAAAGACTGTGTTTAATTTGGATGAAAATAAAAGATTGCACCAGTTTTCCAAAGGGATGCAAAGACAGGCGACATTTTGGTTGTCGTTATCAACTATGCCTGACGTATTAATCTTGGATGAACCGTTTGATGGACTGGACGCTGTAATGAGAAGAAAGATTAAGAGTTTAATCATACAAGACGTGGCTGAGCGCGAAATGACGGTGCTTATTTCTTCCCACAATCTGCGTGAAGTGGAGGATATTTGTGACCATATTGGGATCCTACATAATGGCGAAGTATTACTTGAGAGGGAATTGGATGATTTGAAAACAGATATACACAAAATCCAAGTGGCCTTTCGAAATAACGATTTAGGTCCGCTTCAGCGGAGACTGGATATTTTATATCAAGAAAAGCGGGGGAGCGTCCATCTCCTCATAGTTAGAGGACAAGAAGATGCGATCAATGAAACGGTTGAAAGGTTTTCCCCTGTTTTGTACGATCGTCTGCCTTTAACACTAGAAGAAATATTTATTTATGAAATGGGAGGTGCAGGATATGCCATCGAAAACATCATCGTTTAA